The Candidatus Binataceae bacterium genome has a window encoding:
- the cobS gene encoding adenosylcobinamide-GDP ribazoletransferase, translating into MSPPDQDKGPLATLPNLWEGILSQLRLAASFLTIFPLGPGLADNAIVAASFRWFPLIGFAIGATLAVEDSLLRMLFPAMLRSAVVILSLVILTGAVHLDALADTADALGAGRNRQRALEILRDSRIGTFGAAAVFLSLALKIFALGTLPESHRLVALFVAPGLSRWSMVAVAAGLEYLRSEGGAGATLLQRDSSSLFVASTVAATLLLITLSLKAMVAAGVAIVLVLGARWFYQRWLGGVTGDLIGACGEVVEIAVLLVFAALL; encoded by the coding sequence ATGAGCCCGCCCGATCAGGACAAGGGCCCGCTCGCGACGCTGCCTAACTTGTGGGAAGGAATCCTGTCCCAGCTGCGCCTTGCGGCGAGCTTCCTGACCATCTTTCCGCTCGGACCGGGCCTCGCCGACAACGCGATCGTCGCGGCGTCGTTTCGATGGTTCCCGCTAATCGGGTTCGCGATCGGCGCGACACTCGCCGTGGAAGACAGTCTGCTCCGGATGCTATTCCCGGCGATGCTGCGTTCCGCGGTGGTGATTCTGTCGCTGGTAATCCTGACCGGCGCCGTGCATCTCGATGCGCTCGCTGACACCGCGGACGCCCTCGGAGCAGGACGCAATCGCCAACGCGCGCTCGAAATTCTTCGCGACAGCCGAATTGGCACGTTCGGCGCGGCGGCGGTCTTCCTTTCGTTGGCGCTGAAGATTTTCGCGCTGGGAACGTTGCCCGAGTCGCACCGCTTGGTGGCCCTGTTCGTCGCGCCGGGTCTTTCGCGCTGGTCAATGGTGGCGGTGGCGGCGGGTCTTGAGTATTTGCGTTCCGAAGGCGGCGCAGGCGCTACGCTGCTGCAGCGCGATTCGAGCAGCCTCTTCGTCGCGAGCACGGTCGCTGCGACGCTATTGTTAATTACGCTTTCGCTAAAAGCGATGGTCGCGGCCGGAGTGGCAATTGTGCTGGTGTTGGGGGCGCGATGGTTCTATCAGAGGTGGCTCGGCGGCGTGACTGGTGACCTGATAGGAGCGTGCGGAGAAGTGGTGGAGATCGCAGTGCTGCTGGTGTTTGCGGCGCTGCTTTAG